Proteins from a single region of Engystomops pustulosus chromosome 5, aEngPut4.maternal, whole genome shotgun sequence:
- the LOC140134157 gene encoding mycolipanoate synthase-like, translating into MKKKNHKGFRSLQDLSEKEDLKLGLSTMDEVEDPIAIVGIGCNFPGGEGFENFWKVIFEGKNCTTELPDERFDLKKWYDSDQNKPGKIYTNRAAFVEGINEFDNKVFEMNNSETNNMDPQHKLLLECTYRALEDAGYPSESIRGSKTGVFIGLMNRDADSIYNNCPDNINHFNGTGTATSIAANRISYCFNLTGPSLSIDTACSSSLVALHYACQAIRQGDCEMAICGGVSCIIEPRVFVALCKAKMLSADGTSKPFSTRADGYGRGEGCGIVLLKSSKKAKKEYCKIWGFISASAVNQDGRSASPITRPSQHQQEMLLQHIYSKIDPCSVQYVEAHGTGTPTGDPIEASSVGNVIGKKHCKGMKPLKIGSVKGNIGHTESAAGVAGLIKVLLMMHHEIIPPSLHYSKENGIKIIEESNLEIPTSPVKWQEDSKFGRMAGINCFGFGGTNAHVVVKQSKQEYPKYHSKRSVEIFILSAASSKSLQLCIEDTKTVLSNATSLSLENLVYTAACRRSHLNYKYRTGFLASSLSHLHQQLKTVIKYDPVAKSNPHIVFVFCGNGVLYKGMCKMLLEHEPVFRKKCIEIDKMIRFYTSISVVQLLEKEADDFSSPDVAQLLLFTIQVSLVALLSHWGVKPDSIVGHSVGEVAAAHCSGLLSLEDAVKVIYYRSTLQCKATGGSMLVVGNLPVTEVSKIINQYEGKVCIAAYNSPTSCTLSGDTNTIEKLHGELSKEYSKKNIFLHTLNVPAAYHSPMMDPILNEVKEKLQDIQRQKQEIVLISTVTGKPASTEDFTTGSYWAENIREPVLFQQAIEVSAKDKENTLFIEISPRRALQRNIIEAIGPKTTVLPVIQPQQEYETIFSTMKDLFTRGYNPDWCNVFEDYKSSPSTIPRYQFDHIKKDIKFEKIRQGNETTSSRNHPLIHIMSEDFTEFQCKVSNELTPYVYEHKNWGSALIPGAFYVELGLAAAMNNCKPKLPLCSLEISAKFSSPCVLYQDSMDLNIKLQQESKGGAFEVLSSHVFASGQIQKHNSSRKEDKKISAKQILQRCTSIFKSEHIYEQLSKFGFEYGKAYKQLGDVYYGKDLNEGIARINVSEEVRETMYEYHIHPVILDCFLQMAVCVGSGTENSAIFPSSIEGLTVLEPLQEEMIIYMQSTKTTEKYTELCGCFADKNGSVLVEIKSAKMAFVKHSTNKPEKLFFQVKWTKCSPSIHRREIEPKMLIYSDDLGIGKNLSNYMQNELNFITFNGWNSDIEEQSLLNSGCKDVVFMWGIQRENEHILNNLTQYLAKCCEIYRQLILAVRKTNPKPSIRTVTWRTVDDTVDHINPGFAFIGMTRTCVIEIPDITFQLIDISSTSSQDVAALAQVLLNYSPEDHPEIWIKEGSIYTNDITYTDTEMRTQQVKSLQKSDNFTLYTSEPYNFTNISAKHTNNKVSEIKSKDVKICVDQISCHTDDYFPVSLPSWKYGNTLYWNSSSSDKHELVALDFAGIVTAVGKDVKKIQVGDRVVACYPTTATSHISLPENVCYLVKKALFVQNAPCISFFVLTWEILHNQLPRPKNKPKLVILTSDAKSVLCTVLSKMAKRCGWELVISFGRREVDKKCTYMVILPSAGIVTRQVFEAFPLLKDVILVSDHKHMKNWHNLLLSRNQDLHIHLLDISSVFQKAYLQQHAKELHKWLYSISSENNIIIPKNLIQTVCSEPGIDSRECSYFITQSLPVIELDNSTISRIPISVPSPKLFKENAVYIVTGGLTGLGFETVKFIVNNGGSHIAILSRRKPTPEMGQQIVQLQSRKETVIIVSIQANVSSYPEVKKAMVSIKKVFPTNPVRGVFHSAVVFHDGLLQSLNLLLFEKVLSPKVEGAVNLHRATLNMELDYFVCYSSVASFVGNPGQANYAAANSFLDIFCQYRRNLGLCGQSISWGGLNLGVLLNQPQIHELLKAKGILLLDSEEIHEHLKKSLQINNQQQAIVKFNFRTMYENLIKDIPALKNRFYNIIAEQINSWEKTSREKQLSANNKETGEDYVLLVVTELIGVSPSDITTTTLLSSLGMDSMLAMTLQSRIFQEKNINIPLVKLLDPNTTISILASLVKEGTCDEKEDDRKMKEEALP; encoded by the exons ATGAAGAAGAAGAATCACAAAGGTTTTCGTTCTTTACAGGATCTAAGTGAGAAGGAAGATCTAA AGCTGGGATTGTCAACAATGGATGAAGTAGAGGATCCCATAGCCATAGTTGGCATAGGATGCAATTTTCCTGGAG GTGAAGGATTTGAAAATTTTTGGAAAGTCATTTTTGAGGGCAAAAATTGTACAACAGAGCTACCTGACGAAAGATTCGACCTAAAAAAATGGTACGACTCTGATCAAAACAAACCAGGCAAAATATACACTAACCGAGCCGCTTTTGTTGAAGG GATTAATGAATTTGACAATAAAGTCTTTGAAATGAATAATTCTGAGACTAACAACATGGATCCACAACACAAATTATTACTTGAATGCACGTACAGAGCTCTGGAAGACGCAGGCTACCCCTCTGAAAGTATACGGGGAAGTAAAACAGGCGTGTTTATAG gtcTTATGAACCGAGACGCTGACTCCATTTATAACAATTGTCCAGATAACATCAACCATTTTAATGGCACTGGGACAGCAACCAGCATAGCAGCCAACAGGATATCCTACTGCTTCAACCTGACGGGACCATCCCTATCCATCGACACGGCCTGTTCTTCATCTTTGGTTGCTTTACATTATGCATGCCAAGCCATCAGACAAG GTGATTGTGAGATGGCGATATGTGGTGGTGTCAGCTGTATCATTGAACCTCGCGTCTTTGTTGCCCTTTGTAAGGCAAAAATGCTTTCTGCTGATGGAACAAGCAAGCCTTTCTCCACCAGAGCTGATGGATATGGGAGAGGAGAAGGATGTGGCATTGTTCTACTAAAATCTTCAAAAAAG GCTAAAAAAGAATACTGTAAAATCTGGGGATTTATAAGTGCAAGTGCAGTAAACCAAGATGGACGCTCTGCATCTCCAATCACAAGGCCATCCCAACATCAGCAAGAAATGTTATTGCAGCACATCTACAGCAAGATAGATCCATGTTCTGTGCAGTATGTTGAGGCTCATGGTACTGGAACACCAACTGGTGACCCAATAGAAGCCTCAAGTGTTGGAAATGTTATCGGGAAAAAACATTGTAAAGGAATGAAACCTCTGAAAATTGGATCTGTTAAAGGAAATATTGGTCATACAGAATCGGCTGCTGGGGTTGCTGGGTTGATAAAAGTTCTTCTCATGATGCATCATGAAATTATCCCTCCATCTCTACATTATTCTAAAGAAAATGGCATTAAAATAATTGAGGAATCCAATCTAGAAATTCCAACCAGTCCTGTAAAATGGCAAGAGGACAGCAAATTTGGAAGAATGGCAGGAATTAATTGTTTTGGGTTTGGTGGAACTAATGCTCATGTTGTTGTCAAACAAAGCAAACAAGAATATCCTAAATATCATTCAAAAAGATCTGTTGAAATATTCATATTATCAGCAGCTTCAAGCAAATCCCTTCAACTCTGTattgaggacacaaaaacagtgctAAGCAACGCAACATCCTTATCCCTGGAGAACTTGGTCTACACGGCAGCTTGTAGAAGAAGTCATCTAAATTACAAGTACAGAACAGGATTTCTGGCCTCTTCCTTATCTCACTTACACCAACAGCTAAAAACAGTCATCAAATATGACCCAGTAGCTAAATCCAATCCTCATATAGTATTTGTATTCTGTGGGAACGGAGTCCTTTATAAAGGGATGTGTAAGATGTTACTTGAACATGAACCTGTGTTCAGAAAGAAATGTATAGAGATAGACAAGATGATAAGATTTTATACTTCCATTTCGGTGGTACAGTTGTTGGAGAAAGAGGCTGATGATTTTTCAAGTCCAGATGTGGCCCAGTTGCTGCTCTTCACGATACAGGTGTCATTGGTGGCTCTTCTGTCACATTGGGGGGTGAAGCCAGACTCCATTGTAGGACATTCAGTTGGAGAAGTTGCTGCGGCTCATTGTTCTGGACTTCTTTCTCTAGAAGATGCTGTTAAAGTCATATATTACAGGAGCACACTGCAATGTAAGGCTACTGGGGGAAGTATGTTGGTAGTCGGAAATCTACCAGTGACTGAGGTATCAAAAATAATTAATCAATATGAAGGTAAAGTGTGCATTGCTGCTTATAACAGCCCTACTTCATGCACGTTGTCAGGTGACACTAACACAATCGAAAAACTCCATGGGGAACTGTCCAAAGAATATAGCAAAAAGAATATCTTCCTCCACACACTCAATGTTCCTGCAGCATATCACAGCCCCATGATGGATCCTATATTAAATGAAGTAAAAGAGAAACTGCAAGATATACAAAGACAGAAACAAGAAATTGTTCTTATTTCAACAGTGACAGGAAAGCCGGCATCCACAGAAGATTTCACGACTGGTAGTTACTGGGCTGAAAATATCCGTGAACCAGTTCTCTTTCAACAAGCTATTGAAGTTTCAGCAAAAGATAAAGAAAACACTCTGTTTATTGAAATCAGTCCTCGAAGAGCACTACAAAGGAACATCATTGAAGCTATAGGACCCAAAACAACAGTATTACCCGTTATACAACCTCAACAAGAATATGAGACCATCTTTTCTACTATGAAAGATTTGTTTACACGAGGATATAATCCTGACTGGTGTAATGTATTTGAAGATTATAAGTCATCTCCATCAACAATTCCAAGATACCAATTTGATCACATCAAGAAGGAtattaaatttgaaaaaattagacAAGGGAACGAAACAACATCAAGTCGCAACCATCCATTAATACACATCATGAGTGAAGATTTCACAGAGTTTCAATGTAAAGTGTCAAATGAACTTACACCATATGTCTATGAACACAAAAATTGGGGGTCAGCCCTAATTCCAGGTGCATTCTATGTCGAACTTGGATTGGCAGCAGCAATGAATAACTGTAAACCTAAATTGCCTTTATGTTCTTTAGAAATCAGTGCAAAATTTTCCAGCCCCTGTGTTCTTTACCAAGACTCCATGGACCTAAACATCAAGCTACAGCAAGAGAGCAAAGGGGGGGCCTTTGAAGTGTTATCATCTCATGTTTTTGCAAGTGGGCAAATCCAAAAACATAACAGTAGCAGAAAGGAAGACAAAAAAATCTCAGCCAAACAAATATTACAAAGATGTACCTCCATATTCAAGTCAGAACACATATATGAGCAGCTTTCCAAATTTGGATTTGAATATGGGAAGGCATACAAGCAACTTGGTGATGTTTATTATGGAAAAGATCTGAATGAAGGAATTGCCAGAATAAATGTCAGTGAAGAAGTCAGAGAAACAATGTATGAGTACCACATACATCCAGTCATATTAGACTGCTTTCTCCAAATGGCTGTTTGTGTAGGATCGGGTACAGAAAACTCAGCGATCTTCCCATCATCCATAGAAGGTTTAACAGTTCTTGAGCCTCTACAAGAGGAAATGATCATCTACATGCAATCCACAAAAACAACTGAGAAATATACTGAATTATGTGGATGTTTTGCTGATAAAAATGGCTCAGTTTTAGTTGAAATCAAAAGTGCTAAGATGGCATTTGTAAAACACAGCACAAACAAACCAGAAAAACTGTTTTTTCAAGTTAAATGGACAAAATGTTCACCATCTATTCACAGACGAGAAATTGAGCCAAAAATGTTGATATACTCAGACGATCTTGGAATAGGTAAAAACTTATCAAACTACATGCAGAATGAGCTGAACTTTATAACCTTTAATGGTTGGAACTCAGATATTGAAGAACAAAGTCTTTTAAACAGTGGATGTAAAGATGTTGTGTTTATGTGGGGAATCCAAAGAGAAAACGAACATATTCTGAACAACCTTACTCAATATCTAGCAAAGTGCTGTGAAATCTATAGACAGCTTATCTTAGCAGTAAGAAAGACAAACCCCAAGCCTTCTATTCGGACAGTGACATGGAGGACAGTTGACGATACAGTGGATCACATTAACCCTGGATTTGCTTTTATTGGAATGACAAGAACCTGTGTCATTGAAATACCAGATATAACATTCCAGCTCATTGACATTAGCTCCACAAGTTCACAAGATGTTGCGGCACTAGCCCAAGTTCTTCTTAACTATAGCCCAGAGGACCACCCAGAGATCTGGATCAAAGAGGGTTCTATTTATACCAATGATATCACTTACACTGACACTGAAATGAGGACACAGCAGGTGAAATCTTTACAGAAATCTGATAATTTTACACTTTATACATCAGAACCTTATAATTTCACAAACATTTCAGCCAAACATACTAATAACAAAGTTTCTGAGATTAAAAGTAAAGATGTGAAGATTTGTGTGGATCAAATTAGCTGCCACACGGATGACTATTTTCCGGTTAGTCTTCCAAGCTGGAAATATGGGAATACTTTGTACTGGAACTCTTCCTCTAGTGATAAGCATGAACTTGTTGCTCTGGATTTTGCAGGGATTGTGACTGCAGTTGGAAAAGATGTTAAGAAAATCCAAGTTGGTGATCGAGTTGTGGCTTGCTATCCAACAACTGCGACCTCTCACATCAGTCTTCCAGAGAATGTTTGCTACTTAGTTAAAAAAGCTCTCTTTGTACAAAATGCTCCTTGCATCTCATTTTTTGTCCTAACCTGGGAAATTTTACACAATCAGCTGCCGCGTCCTAAGAATAAGCCAAAACTTGTAATTTTAACATCTGATGCAAAGTCAGTCTTATGTACAGTTTTGTCTAAAATGGCAAAACGGTGTGGATGGGAACTGGTGATATCTTTTGGCAGAAGGGAGGTTGATAAGAAATGCACCTACATGGTTATTCTTCCGAGTGCTGGAATTGTCACTAGACAGGTTTTTGAGGCATTTCCACTTCTCAAAGATGTGATTTTGGTATCAGATCACAAACATATGAAAAACTGGCACAATCTACTTCTGAGCAGGAATCAGGACCTTCATATTCACTTACTTGACATTTCTTCAGTTTTCCAAAAGGCATATTTACAACAACATGCAAAAGAACTGCACAAATGGCTTTATTCCATATCTTCAGAAAACAATATTATTATCCCCAAAAATTTGATTCAGACCGTATGTAGTGAACCTGGCATAGATTCTAGAGAATGCAGCTACTTTATAACTCAGTCCTTACCTGTAATTGAGCTTGACAACAGTACCATCTCAAGGATACCAATATCGGTGCCTAGTCCAAAGCTTTTTaaagaaaatgctgtatatattgtcaCTGGGGGACTGACTGGACTTGGATTCGAGACAGTGAAATTTATTGTGAACAATGGTGGCAGCCACATAGCAATTCTATCGAGAAGAAAGCCAACCCCAGAAATGGGACAGCAGATAGTTCAGCTCCAGAGTCGAAAGGAAACCGTCATAATAGTTTCCATACAAGCAAATGTTTCTTCATATCCTGAAGTGAAAAAAGCTATGGTCTCCATAAAAAAAGTATTTCCAACCAACCCAGTGAGAGGTGTCTTTCATAGCGCTGTTGTATTTCATGATGGACTTTTGCAGAGCCTAAACCTATTACTGTTTGAGAAAGTTCTTAGCCCAAAAGTAGAGGGAGCTGTGAATCTTCACCGTGCCACATTAAACATGGAACTTGACTATTTTGTTTGCTATTCATCTGTTGCTTCATTTGTTGGTAATCCAGGACAAGCAAATTATGCTGCTGCCAACTCCTTTCTAGACATTTTCTGCCAATACAGAAGGAACCTGGGTCTCTGTGGGCAATCGATCAGTTGGGGTGGCCTCAATCTTGGAGTATTACTTAATCAACCTCAAATTCATGAACTCTTAAAAGCTAAAGGAATACTTCTTCTGGATTCTGAGGAAATTCACGAGCATCTGAAGAAAAGTCTTCAGATAAACAATCAACAGCAAGCAATAGTAAAATTTAACTTTAGAACCATGTATGAAAACCTTATCAAAGACATCCCAGCTCTGAAGAATCGGTTCTATAATATTATTGCAGAACAGATAAACAGTTGGGAGAAAACATCAAGAGAAAAACAACTTTCTGCCAATAATAAGGAAACAGGTGAAGATTACGTTTTGTTAGTAGTGACTGAGCTTATAGGAGTGAgccccagtgacatcactacGACGACTCTTCTAAGTTCTCTAGGGATGGACTCAATGTTGGCTATGACATTACAAAGTCGTATCTTCCAAGAGAAGAATATAAACATCCCACTGGTCAAACTGTTGGATCCCAACACAACAATCTCAATATTGGCATCACTTGTGAAAGAAGGGACTTGTGATGAAAAGGAGGATGACCGGAAAATGAAAGAGGAAGCCCTTCCATGA
- the LOC140134276 gene encoding patched domain-containing protein 3-like — MSRCHTDCIQRPLSRAFRWLGKLVGRYPWWFLLIPFVLSAGLGAGFYFLPQRQANDIEEQFTPIGGPAKTEREFVRTHFPTNDAGQFSASRLYTEGSFVSLLAVSTSDNVLNSDTFEELMKLDEMVQNFTVMDPETNTTLTFQQLCAEVQGPKCISPNPLLSAVQGNVSLIETIHIQYPMFENSSFLATYLGGVQLNSENIVQKAKAIRLVYYLREDDENDREKSLQWINEFITFFSKNTLQLNEIKVSYFTSLSRQQEFDGITKSVIPLFAITYFITIFFSIVSCIRFDCVRNKFWVAAFGVISSGLAVVSSFGLLLLCGVPFVVTVGNAPFLILGVGVDDMFIMISSWQQTKVKDKVEDRMADTYAEAAVSITITTLTDVLAFYIGILTSFQSVQAFCIYTGTAILFCFLYNVTCFGAFLALNGRREESNRHWFICKKVAEEKDTHRSSAYNMCCVGGGYSQISGKETDHPVTNFFRNQYGPFLTNIWTKIFVLILYLGYLASSIYGCFQVQEGIDLRNLATDSSYVRSFYDDEDLYFSEYGPRVMVVVTEELSYWDLDVQGKIDRCLESFIDDPYVSKSLSESWFTVYREMAQQMNLNISDKNNFIDNLSVLFTRIPDFKQDVDIQSGNIIASRFFIQTVNVTSAVDERNLLNQVRHSAKTCEIPVLVYHPAFIYFDQYAVIISNTIQNTAVAAATMFVISILLIPNPLCSLWVTFTIASIIVGVTGFMAYWDVNLDSISMINLVICIGFSVDFSAHISYAFVSNHKGKANEKLIEALHSLGYPIVQGAVSTILGVIVLSAAESYIFRTFFKIIFLVIAFGMIHGLVFLPVFLTFFGSCMKDNNIAKNKSNAEKQILGNEIKETHFDGCDNMVIFSNKSPNLDSDRP; from the exons ATGTCCAGGTGTCACACagactgtatacagagacctcTCTCTCGAGCCTTCAGGTGGCTTGGTAAGCTGGTGGGAAGGTACCCCTGGTGGTTCCTTCTTATTCCTTTTGTTTTATCTGCTGGTTTGGGAGCTGGGTTTTACTTTTTACCTCAGAGACAAGCGAATGACATTGAAGAACAGTTCACACCAATTGGAGGTCCGGCTAAAACTGAGCGAGAATTTGTAAGGACACATTTTCCCACCAATGATGCAGGACAGTTTTCTGCATCGCGATTGTACACAGAAGGTTCCTTTGTCTCTCTCTTGGCCGTGAGCACATCTGATAATGTCCTAAACAGTGACACGTTTGAAGAACTCATGAAGTTGGATGAGATGGTGCAGAACTTCACCGTGATGGATCCTGAAACTAACACAACTCTCACATTTCAGCAACTGTGTGCCGAGGTCCAGGGACCAAAATGTATCTCACCTAATCCCCTTCTATCTGCAGTACAAGGCAACGTGAGTCTGATAGAGacaatacatatacaatatcccatgtTTGAAAATAGTTCATTTCTAGCAACATACCTGGGGGGAGTGCAACTGAATTCAGAAAATATTGTCCAAAAAGCCAAAGCCATCAGATTAGTTTATTATCTGAGAGAAGACGATGAGAACGACAGAGAAAAGAGTCTGCAGTGGATCAACGAATTTATCACATTTTTCTCAAAGAATACCTTACAACTCAATGAAATCAAG GTATCTTATTTCACATCATTATCACGACAGcaggaatttgatggcatcacaaAGTCTGTAATTCCATTGTTTGCGATTACTTATTTTATCACCATATTCTTTTCTATTGTGTCCTGTATAAG ATTTGATTGTGTGAGGAACAAATTCTGGGTGGCTGCGTTTGGAGTTATTTCTTCTGGATTGGCTGTTGTCTCTAGTTTTGGCTTGTTGTTACTATGCGGAGTGCCCTTTGTTGTTACGGTTGGGAATGCACCGTTCCTCATTCTTG GTGTCGGGGTGGATGATATGTTCATTATGATTTCCAGCTGGCAACAAACTAAAGTAAAGGATAAAGTTGAAGACAGAATGGCAGATACATACGCTGAGGCTGCAGTCTCCATAACAATCACAACGCTCACAGATGTTCTAGCTTTCTACATTGGAATTCTGACCTCCTTCCAGTCTGTGCAGGCATTCTGTATATACACTGGGACGGCCATCTTGTTCTGCTTCCTGTATAACGTCACTTGCTTCGGGGCTTTCTTAGCTCTCAATGGCAGAAGAGAAGAGAGTAACAGGCATTGGTTCATTTGTAAGAAGGTGGCAGAAGAGAAAGACACCCATCGATCTTCTGCCTATAACATGTGCTGTGTTGGAGGAGGATACAGCCAGATCTCTGGTAAAGAGACTGATCATCCCGTCACAAATTTTTTTCGGAATCAGTATGGACCATTTCTGACTAACATCTGGACCAAGATTTTTGTTCTTATTTTGTACTTAGGATATCTGGCCAGCAGTATATATGGATGTTTTCAGGTTCAGGAAGGCATTGACTTACGCAATCTAGCTACTGATAGCTCTTATGTTCGTTCCTTCTACGATGATGAAGATTTATATTTTTCAGAGTACGGTCCTAGAGTGATGGTTGTGGTGACTGAGGAGCTTTCATACTGGGATTTAGATGTTCAGGGAAAAATTGACCGTTGTCTGGAGTCTTTTATAGATGATCCCTATGTTAGTAAGTCTCTCTCCGAGTCCTGGTTCACAGTGTATAGAGAGATGGCTCAGCAGATGAACTTGAACATTAGtgacaaaaataattttattgataATTTATCAGTATTATTTACTAGAATCCCAGATTTTAAGCAAGATGTAGACATTCAGTCAGGCAATATAATAGCTTCCCGTTTCTTTATCCAGACAGTAAATGTTACATCAGCAGTGGATGAGAGAAACCTGTTAAACCAAGTCCGACATTCAGCAAAGACGTGTGAGATCCCGGTTCTTGTCTATCACCCAGCGTTTATCTATTTTGACCAATATGCCGTAATCATATCTAACACCATACAGAACACTGCAGTCGCTGCGGCCACCATGTTTGTGATCTCAATCCTCCTAATTCCAAATCCTCTGTGCTCCTTGTGGGTGACATTCACCATAGCATCTATTATAGTGGGTGTTACAGGTTTCATGGCTTACTGGGATGTCAACTTAGATTCCATCTCCATGATCAACCTCGTCATCTGCATTGGATTCTCTGTAGACTTCTCTGCTCACATTTCCTATGCTTTTGTCTCGAATCACAAAGGCAAAGCCAATGAGAAATTGATCGAGGCCTTACATTCTCTTGGGTATCCTATAGTACAGGGAGCTGTGTCCACCATCCTGGGGGTGATAGTCCTTTCTGCAGCTGAGAGTTACATCTTcaggacattttttaaaatcatattCCTTGTTATTGCATTTGGTATGATACATGGACTGGTTTTCCTCCCTGTTTTTCTAACATTCTTTGGTAGTTGCATGAAGGATAATaatattgcaaaaaataaaagtaatgcAGAAAAGCAAATATTAGGCAATGAAATCAAAGAAACACATTTTGATGGTTGTGACAATATGGTCATTTTTTCAAATAAATCACCAAATCTTGACTCTGATCGCCCTTAA